CTTCTGTCGATGGATAACAATCCATTCACCTTCATCGAAAAATTCCTTGATGTTCTCTTCCTTCAAGTTGTACAGGTCAATGAAAGCGAGACCTGTAAAACAACAGAACAGGAACAAGTCACGCACCATACTCATCTTCTTTCTTGTGATAGGTGTCTCCATCAACAGGTGAATCTCTTCTTTGCTCAGAAACTCTCTTGTGGTCTCTTCTTCCTTGTACTCATATCGTCTGAATGGGTCTTTTACGAGCCATTCATTATCTATGGCACGGAATACCATTGCACGGAGATTGCGGACAAACACCATCGCAGAGTTTATCTTCAAGTGCTTGTCGGTTCTGAGAAAAGTCTCGTAGTCTGTGATAAAAGGCAGCGATAACTCTTTCAGAGCAATATCCTTCACATGGTAATGCATCTGCAAGAACTCGCCCACATAGGCACACCCGATTCTATACTTCGTGTATGTACTCAAAGATTTCATGCCAGCCTTATATTGCTTTTCCATTTCATCACGGCTTTGAGAATAGACTTTCATCAGTGTATGGCAACGATACTCCAAGCCAAGAAAGGCGTTCTTCACCTTGTCGGCAGTGACGAAGTTGTCCCTGTCCATAATCTCCTGATAATGCTTACTGATACTCACACGCATCTTGTCCAATTTGCGGTTCACTTCCAAAGCCTGCATACTCTTACCTATCATGCGTCCGCCCTTGGTGTCCCACAAATCTGGATTGGCAGTTGTCTTGCAACTGAACTGAGACTGTGTTCCGTCCACTGTGATACGTCCCATAACTGGAACAGTACCATCTTTCTTTACTACCTGTCTTTTGAGGTAGAAGATAATTGAAAATGTACTCTTCATAACGTCATTCTTTTTTGCGTTCAAAATTAATACATGAAGAGTCTTTTCTTGCTACGCATTTCACGGCAGAATACGGCAAATTTGGTTCGTAACCAAAAATCTTACGTTACTCATCAGTAACTCACTATAAATCAGAGCGTTCAAATTCAATTCGTAACCTTCCTCATTCTTCCGAACCTCAACATTCCCCATTTGGGGTATAGGTTACGGATAGGTAACGTTCCTCTGTCTCATCTTGTCGTATTCCCGTCTTCGTCTGTCCTCGCCACTTTTAACCAAAATGAGGAAAGTAACTGATT
This region of Segatella copri genomic DNA includes:
- a CDS encoding site-specific integrase encodes the protein MKSTFSIIFYLKRQVVKKDGTVPVMGRITVDGTQSQFSCKTTANPDLWDTKGGRMIGKSMQALEVNRKLDKMRVSISKHYQEIMDRDNFVTADKVKNAFLGLEYRCHTLMKVYSQSRDEMEKQYKAGMKSLSTYTKYRIGCAYVGEFLQMHYHVKDIALKELSLPFITDYETFLRTDKHLKINSAMVFVRNLRAMVFRAIDNEWLVKDPFRRYEYKEEETTREFLSKEEIHLLMETPITRKKMSMVRDLFLFCCFTGLAFIDLYNLKEENIKEFFDEGEWIVIHRQKTGTEANIKLLDYPKQIMEKYRGLCEDGRVFPVPNYQSCMDSLKRLGKKCGITKPLSWHMRSHSKFFYLLNISELSILKNVTANDLETSYILFLSQLCNIQRTL